Sequence from the Gloeocapsopsis dulcis genome:
TTTCAGTTAATTATCTCAATTTAGTCATGAAGCAGATCATTTCCCACATTTTTTGTCAAACGATGGACTCAAGAGGGCTTAAAGGTCAGAAAATTTCTTTGACACCAAAGCAGGGATTTAATCAGGACGCCTTGTGTTATGTCTCAAGGAATATAGACACAAATATTTTTTTTCAAGAAGAAATATTTCTTCTTGAAACCAGATGATTTGCCTGCGGTGATACCTTCTAGTAGGGGCAAGGTAATAAAACTTAACTTAGGATTAACTAATTTTGTAGTAGCTTCAGCTAATTCTAAAATCAAACAACCCAATGGATGAAAAAGTATTAGAGAAATCTCAAGCGCAAACAACAAAAGTTAGCTCGGAAATTCAAAGGCTCTAAAAGTAGAGGCAAAGCTAGAAAGCTGGTTGCTAAAACTCACTCGAAAGTTACTCCTTGTCATGTTCGCGAGCATCTTGAAGAAAAGATTTTCTACATAAACTATCCTGCAAAATATCAACGAAAATTAAGTGATTGTTGTAGAAGATTTGGCAGTTAAAAATATGGTAAGAAACCCTAACTTATCCAAGGCAATAAGCCAAGTATTTTGGGGAATGTTCTGTACAATGTTGAAATATAAAGCAAAACAAGAAGGAGAATATATTTAGAAAATGAGAGATTTTTTCCTTCTAGTAAAACTTGCTATGTCTGCTTGAATGTTGTAAATAGTTTGCCCTTAGATATTCGATCAAAAGTCCACACATGAGTCTGTGAGTTCCGAAGCCCACTCTATACCGATGCTCAGTTAGCAATGGGTAGTTCACATCACTAAAACTTTTGCTAGGAGAGCTTTTTAAGCTCTAATAACAAGAAGTAGTGGTTCTGCGGCGCAGGACTTCCAGAAGTGTCACCAAAGTAGCTGGCAAAGACGCGATCGCCTCAATTACTTCTCCACTGACAGGGTGTTGCAACCTCAGTTTCCAAGCATGAAGTGCTTGTCCAGGAAGATTTACACCGACTGAATGACCCGAACTATACACAGGATCTCCCACAATCGGATGACCTAAAGAAGCACAATGAACACGAATTTGATGCGTACGTCCCGTTTCTAGCTGAAAGTGCATGAGTGTATAGTTACCTAATCGCTCTAAAATGCGCCAGTGGGTAATTGCAGAACGCCCTCCCTTCTCCACAGGTACAACAGCCATTTTTTTGCGATCTACTGGATGGCGACCGATAGGAAGGTCAACTGTACCACTCTCGGTTTTAGGTACACCATAGACAACGCCTAGATATTCCCTACGGGCAGTTTTCGCTTTGAGTTGTGCTTGCAGATGTTGTTGCGCAAAATCTGTTTTGGCGATCGCGATCGCACCCGTCGTATCTTTGTCCAAGCGATGCACAATTCCAGGACGCTGGACGCCACCGATACCTGGTAAGTTAGGACAGTGCGCGAGTAATGCATTGACTAATGTACCTCCAGCGTGACCAGGTGCTGGATGAACGACTAACCCTGCTGGCTTGTTAACGATTAACAGCGAGTCATCTTCGTAAAGAATATCTAGCGGAATATTTTCCGGTTGCAAATCTAGCGGTTGTGCATCGGGAATTTCAACTGTAATGCGATCGCCTGGTTTTACAGCAACTTTTTTAGACGTGCAAATTTTACTGTTGACTTGTACTTGCCCTTGTTCGATTAGGTGTTGGATACGCGATCGCGACAAATCAGGTAATTCTTGTGCCAGATAACGGTCAAGGCGATCGCTTTGTGTTTGAACTTGAATGTCGATTGTCAATTCAGACTTCCCGCACAAAGTAAATGAACAGCAAGGCTCTGTACTATAAACTGTTCGACTGGCTAAAGCTTCTGTTGAGATAAAGCAGCTCTAAAGTGAATTGTTAGAACTTAAGGGACTAGCGTTTGCTATTAATTGAATCAAACTGGGTACGGGTATCCCTACCTCCTTAGTAGTTCTTTGGTACTAAACCTAAAGATAAGACAGTTCGCTATATAGCGTCAACAAACCAAGCGGTACACTAAATATAGAGATAGCTACTTGGAGCAAGCTTTCATGCACGCCTACGCAACAAACGCTTCCGAGCGAGAATCTACTCCAATTTGGTTGGCGTTTTTTGCTGTAGTTGCTGCTCTAATTTTGAGTTCTGGGTTGAAGTTCACAAACTTAGAAGTCCCTTGGTGGGTTGATGCTCCTTCAGTCATGGGATTTTACGGTCTAATTTATCAATGGTTTGATAAATACCTGTGGTGTCAGAAGCTCAAATTTATATCATTCTCATCGATTCCAAATCTCCAAGGAACTTGGGTAGGAGTTGTTCATTCGTCTTATGGTGGTGAAACTGACGTTCCAGATGTAATTTTGTATATTCGGCAAACTTGGACACGCTTAAATGTGCGGTTGACTACCCAAAATTCCAGTTCATATTCCATTATGGCAGCAGTCAATACGCAGGAATCTTCAGAACCTTGTTTGAAATATGAATATATGAACGAACCGTCTGCTCTAAGTGTCAATACTATGAATGCTCATCGAGGCACAGCTAATTTACAGTTATCCCCAGATGGTAATGAATTAGTTGGGGACTATTTCACTGGTCGTGGCAGACAAAATCTCGGAACTATGGAATTCAAGCTTGTTTCTCGTGAGTATTTGACGCGAGCAGAAGCTTTAAGAAGAGCAACTCAACAACCTTGATAAGGTTCTTCGTTTGTTCTAAGCATACTAAACCTCATGGCTATTTCTGAATCTCAACTTCAAACTTGGTCTAATCAGGGAGCAATTATATCGGCTCAAAATACTCATCAGTCTATTAGGAACGCATTGCAAAGTTATCAGTGGTCTTCCAATATTGCTTACAATAGCTACTTGCAAGGTTCATACAGAAATTCAACCAATATTCGTGGTGATAGTGATGTGGATCTTGTAGTGGAACTTACTTCTGGCTTTTACTCAAATTTGACGGCAGAAGAGAAATTTCAGTTAGGGATGACATCCGCTGATTATACTTGGGCTGCTTTTCGGCAAGATGTAATTGCTGCACTATCTAAGTATTATGGTTCTCAACATGTTGATACATCGGGTAGTAAGTCGATCAAGCTATTACCTAATAGTGGACGACTCAAAGCAGATATTGTTGTAGCAGCAACTTATAAGCATTACGAGAAGATGAAATTAGTAGCAGAAGGTATGACGTTTTGGACAGTGCCTGGAGGACAACAAATCTGTAACTTTCCAAGACGACATTATGATAACGGTGCAGCCAAAAATTCCAATCAACAAACTCGTGGGTGGTATAAGCCTACAGTTCGAGTTTTCAAGAATGCTAGAAGTCGTATAAATACGGGACTTCTTTTTCCAAGGCAATTTCCTTCCTACTTTATTGAGTGTCTCTTATACAATGTTCCAAGCAATAAATTTGGTGTTAGTTTTCAATCGACATTTACAAGTTCACTCAATTGGTTAAGCACTGAATTGAATAGTGGTAACTGGCAACGTTTTGTATGCCAAAATGAGATGAGCTACCTATTTGGAAACTCATCAGTTCAGTGGAATATTGATGACGCTCGTGATTATGTAGGGAAGTTGATAAATCTTTGGAATACGTAAGGTGATTGATTGTGGTTGCGCAGTCGAACAACCCTGTTGGAGGGGACTAGCAAAGATCTCGGTGGTGTTGAATAAGGTTACTTTCAGCCGCTCAACTGGAACGTTATCTTGCTTTATTCCTAAGTTGTGACGGTACATACGGTACCTAAAGGTTATATG
This genomic interval carries:
- a CDS encoding RluA family pseudouridine synthase, producing MTIDIQVQTQSDRLDRYLAQELPDLSRSRIQHLIEQGQVQVNSKICTSKKVAVKPGDRITVEIPDAQPLDLQPENIPLDILYEDDSLLIVNKPAGLVVHPAPGHAGGTLVNALLAHCPNLPGIGGVQRPGIVHRLDKDTTGAIAIAKTDFAQQHLQAQLKAKTARREYLGVVYGVPKTESGTVDLPIGRHPVDRKKMAVVPVEKGGRSAITHWRILERLGNYTLMHFQLETGRTHQIRVHCASLGHPIVGDPVYSSGHSVGVNLPGQALHAWKLRLQHPVSGEVIEAIASLPATLVTLLEVLRRRTTTSCY
- a CDS encoding nucleotidyltransferase domain-containing protein, with translation MAISESQLQTWSNQGAIISAQNTHQSIRNALQSYQWSSNIAYNSYLQGSYRNSTNIRGDSDVDLVVELTSGFYSNLTAEEKFQLGMTSADYTWAAFRQDVIAALSKYYGSQHVDTSGSKSIKLLPNSGRLKADIVVAATYKHYEKMKLVAEGMTFWTVPGGQQICNFPRRHYDNGAAKNSNQQTRGWYKPTVRVFKNARSRINTGLLFPRQFPSYFIECLLYNVPSNKFGVSFQSTFTSSLNWLSTELNSGNWQRFVCQNEMSYLFGNSSVQWNIDDARDYVGKLINLWNT